The segment AACTCTCTAAGGTGCTGATGATGAACAGGCTGCTGACCCTGCAGGCTGTTACAACAATCTTCTTTAGAGAAAATTTGAGGTACTTACGACACTCACAAGGGACGGAAAAGTTGATGAAGCAGCGATTAGTCATTTGTTCAGGTATAAAGTTGACAGCAGAAGATAACTGTTATGAACTTGCTAATGAGTTGTTGTCATGACTTCCCAACTACACAAAAATTACTTCATGAACGCaacattaatttatttcattgaaAATTTAATCTTCTGTCAGAAGCCATCAAATTCAGAGCATTTTAAAGGGAACAGAAGAAGCGGAAGACGAACTGAGAAAAACAGAAGAAGATTTGGGTAAAAACATACTTAAGTTTGTAACGCCAATCTAAAGGATGAAAGAGATTGCCAGTATTGTTTGAAAGTCGACAAACTGAGAGATAAATTTATCGAAACATAAGCAAAtcatttacaagaaaaaaatcCACCACTTTATTTCCTTCCAGCTGAAAATAACACCTTAATAATACTTCCCATACACTACATTTGTCATTACAGGTCACCATTTCTAAAGTGATATATTTGAATGTTCTCAACATTAAGTTTCTTGAAATTGCTAAGGTTTCTTGTAGTGAAAAATTTTCCCCAGTTGTAAGCCTTGTATTTTGCTGGACTTTCTTCATTCGTAAGCTCTTCCAGAGGCTCAACCATTACATAGTGAGACGGGTTGAAGAAAAATGGAACGGAGAATCTCTCTTTGTTGGAGCTTGCTATCACCCTATGTTCGACACTTTCATATCTGTCATTGCTCCAAACCTGTGAAAAGTTTTTGGCTCAGTTGGAAGTATTTTGCTTTTCTATCAAGAATTGTTACAGTAGTCATACCTGAATTATGTCACCAACATTGATAATATAAGCATCTGGAGTTGGTTTCACTTGTATCCACTCTCCATCTGCCTTGCGTTTCACCTCGAGGCCTCCAACATCATCTTGTGCAAGAACAGTCAGGGCACCAGGATCCTTGTGCCGCCCAACTCCCAAAGCCAAATGATGAATTGGGCATAGCGGATAGTAATTTAATCGCATAAAACTTGTTTGGTCCTTAAAGTAGTTGTTCAGCCTTTTGGATGACAGGCCTAAGCTTAGAGCAATTAATTCTAGCAACTTGTAGGACAATTTCTCAATGCCTCGAGCATATTCTTCACACGCCTCCCTGTAAATTCCAAACTACTCCATTAGATCATAGAATCAATTCTAAAAGCACCTATTGATACGATACAATCTATGATGTCTCAAAAACTGAAAAGGGGGAAAATGGGGCACACCCAGTAAGTTTGGAACAAAAATTGAtgaggagaaaataaaattaacccTAGTAAGTTTTCCACTAGATTCATAAATTCCATGCCCAGTCAAAATACCTGAAATTGTTAGGGAAATCAGGCCATTGATTCTTCAGTTCCCTGAGCTCCGTATCATGGGGTTCATGAGAAGCAGGCAAGAGAGTTGGATTCTCcacaacaaaatcaaaaactTCTTTCCAATCCCTAACATTCTTGGTATGCTCTGTATCATAAAACCCCATAGGGTTATCTTCATCTCTACTCACTTTCCTCTTCTCTTCAGTAGGAAGCAAGAAGAATTCCTTTGATGCTCTCTCTATTTTTTGGCGACAGGTAGATGGAACTCCATGGTTGATTACTTGAAAGAAACCCCATTTCTTGCATGCATCACCAATTTGTGCAACAAGATTTGTAATTTCTGAAGAATCAGAGGTCAGAATGGGAGAGAGATCAATTATGGGTATGTCTTCTGCCTCAATTGTACTCTGTTTTGGCCTGTGCTCTGTTTCTTGAAAAAAGGATTCATCCATATTTTCCATGATAGAtatttcactttcttcttcttctttttttttttgttacaagtGAGAGGAGAATTGTGTTGTGAAATTTGTCACATGATATATAGCGATACGGATGAATGGCTACATTGAATATAGACATATGTtgatatttgacattttttcaaCTTCTTTTAACTTTGAGACATTTGTTTCTTTAGCATTgcaaatttgattttaattacttattagTCGACTGTTCTAATTACTTATTACTAAAGCAATAGGTCCACGCGTCTCACAAAAGAGAGCCAAAAATAAGAAGGTTCATGTTTGATGTATCAAAGGCTAAGGCTTGAAttcttcaataaaataaaatttatttatttcctttagATAAAAACAGAAAGGAAAGTATACTCTCTGTAGCTAAGAGTTAATAGAGATATCAGTCTATCACACAAGTCAGCACTCCCAGATTTTACAAGTCTCAAAGGGATAAAGGGATATGGAAACTAACCAAGTACAGTTATTTACACGAAAGAGAGGAGGGCGGGGCGAGAGCAAAAGGAAAGCTAAAAGGAGGAAGGACTAAGTGTGAAATTTTGCATTGAGAAATTCTTCAAGCAGCAGGCATTGAGGTTGAGATGACCACATAGGGTAAATATTGAAGGCCGTCCTGAATTTTGCCCATGGCTGTGCTATGAGCAGCACGAAGATTCTCAGCATATGCATTGGCCTTCTCCTGGATTGATTTCTGTGGAACCTCATGTGAATCAGCAGATACACTCTTCACTGCTGCTAAATACgcttcagacacttcagatatccCTGCAAAGGCATAACGAAGCTAATTAAGAGAGATAGACGTCATCCACTTAACCCAACCTTTTTACACCAAGAACAAGATATATCATGAGGAAACATGTTCCATAGGAAAAATCAGCTGAACTGTTCCTTAACGTGTTATCCATACCACGGGTAGACAAAACAGTCTCAAGGAAGGCAAACCTTTCTACAAATTCAATCACCTCATTTCAACATTATCAGACCAGTAATTTTGAATTCGTGAGCAGAAAACCCCATCATCAGTTGAATTAACAATCACTAAACAGCGCAGTTCTCATAGTTATATTCCAAAATATTTACGAGAACacctaaaaaaactaaattaccGTAACAAATGCAAAACAAAAAGTACCGTAAATCATAAAAACTACTTTATTTGTAAATAATCCTCGAATTCCTACCCATGTGCTTCTGATCTTCGTTTGATGATCTTTTCAAACTAGAGATCATACATGGGTTGGTCATCTATCAATATTAGATGCAGAAACAATGAACTACAGATGAAATTACTAGGAAGGGAATAAAGAAACAATATAAAAGTCATAAATGCATAGAAGTATATGTTTGACAAAGATCTACCTGTAATGAAGCTGGAAGAAACTGTTTCAACACATCGAGTCATTGAACATGCCTTTGATCGGATTACCTTAGCTCTTTCAATTGAATCCTCCGGCCATTCCATTTTCAGAATTTCCACATTTGCATCTTGGTCCCCAACTTTATTTGCAGTTGAAATGATTGATTTCCCAAGCATTACAAGTTGAGTCGCAGCAAAACAACACAACTCTGAAAGTCTCTATGTACATAAGAACAATCAGTGAGAAGTCAAGTTAATTCATTACTCCCAAGAAGAAGAAGCTAGTttctttgattaaaaaaaaaggttgcaGACTAACTAAAAATTTACATACATGAACACCCTCTGAATGAAGAGTATCCAGTCTTCGAGCAGTCCTTTGAACCATGTCATTAGGAGCTAGTCCAACCAAAACATTTGTAAATCTGCAATTCAATGAAATCCAGAAATTAACACCAGTATCCCAGTTTTTACCAACTAGACACAAACTCAAAGATAATCACTCTACTAAGCACAAGAATTTAGTGCCCGTTTGGATAAACTTACTTTTAGGTGCTTTTGACTTTTAAGTAGTTTTTTAGTTTTGGAGGTGTTTGGAAAGGTTATAAAGTATTTTAAGCATCCACTTTTaggccaaatttttttaaaaaataagtcaaaagtaGGGTACCATGTAATTGTGACTTCTGACTTATCAGTTAATTTTTACAAGTCCATCCAAACAGGCCCTTTAGTGCTTGGATTCATGAACTGTCAACATCTCAATCGCATTTTCTTTTGTTCCCATATATTTCTCCAGAACATATTAAAGTAGAAGAAAATTAACTAAAAGGTAAAGcatattaaagttaaatatttacCCTGCTGCCAATTCTGCAGCCTTGTCCACACTAGAATCATGCAAATTCTTCACCTCATCTGTGCTGTCTGCAATGCCAGTTTCAACTTCCTTTCCTTTTCCCGACTCTTTACCACTTTCATATGCTTCAGAACTCAAGTCAAAAATCTCTTGAACCTCTTTAAATTTTCCATCATACGAAGACCTTTGATCAGATGGAATCTTCGCTTTTCTTCTGTTGAACAACAAAGCATAATGGTTGGACAATGCCTCCAACTCCTGCGTGTAATTCACATGATAAGACACTGAATTTCCAGAACAAACTCAACCAAGTACAAAGATCAATATGAGTAGGACCTGACCTCCAATTGCTCGGGACCTCCATAAATATAAAAGCATCTATCAAATGTAACTTCTTCATAAAACTGATCTTCATCTGTTTCTCCTCCCCCTTCTTTGGAGCCTGAATCAACTCTAATACCAGTTTCTGAGATCAGAAGATCCATAGTTTCTTTTCCAAGTAGCTCAAGCACATGCATTCCTTTAGCAGTAAAAGCTTTCCCAGTCTGCAAGAAATTGTGCACAATAAAAATAGCGGCTAAAACACACTCCACCTGcccaaaaataatgaaattaaatctTATGCAAACCTCTAGTATGGATGGTGCAACAGAACCAGTTGTGGCAGGTAAGCCACCATGCTGAACTGATTCAGCAATACTTGCAGCCGAATTTTCAAGCCTGAAAACAAAAGGCAAAATGACATTTGCTTGGAAACTTTGGCATTACTCAACGAAGGAATAAGCAGATAACAGAAATTGGTAACAGTAGATTCGTCAGCATAAAATTCTACTTGGTCCAAATTTACAAAAGAAGATCAGTCAGTCCTACTGTCCTTTCGTACTTACGAGGACTCCAAAACTAACATTGCAGGAGCCCAAAGTTCTCATGTTAATGGGGAGGTTCTTATTTTCATGTTTCCAGACAGTTGTAGTTTGTGACTACTTCTCTAGTCCAGAGATatgcaaacataaaatttcttttatgCCAGGTCAT is part of the Solanum lycopersicum chromosome 1, SLM_r2.1 genome and harbors:
- the LOC101254137 gene encoding protein DMR6-LIKE OXYGENASE 2, translating into MENMDESFFQETEHRPKQSTIEAEDIPIIDLSPILTSDSSEITNLVAQIGDACKKWGFFQVINHGVPSTCRQKIERASKEFFLLPTEEKRKVSRDEDNPMGFYDTEHTKNVRDWKEVFDFVVENPTLLPASHEPHDTELRELKNQWPDFPNNFREACEEYARGIEKLSYKLLELIALSLGLSSKRLNNYFKDQTSFMRLNYYPLCPIHHLALGVGRHKDPGALTVLAQDDVGGLEVKRKADGEWIQVKPTPDAYIINVGDIIQVWSNDRYESVEHRVIASSNKERFSVPFFFNPSHYVMVEPLEELTNEESPAKYKAYNWGKFFTTRNLSNFKKLNVENIQIYHFRNGDL
- the LOC101254429 gene encoding uncharacterized protein gives rise to the protein MVDDTTKPPTEAIVEKQEEAQPPPVPEVAGGGGGWGGWGFSAFSYISDIQKAATTAAEEISRNAVEAAKSAAKSLADVQNSLEDTESLKEDEREVLVEEESEDENDKKRKAALEKLEKASEDSLLGQGLRVIDHSVENFASGAWQALGNAFKGSSDLVHKLENSAASIAESVQHGGLPATTGSVAPSILETGKAFTAKGMHVLELLGKETMDLLISETGIRVDSGSKEGGGETDEDQFYEEVTFDRCFYIYGGPEQLEELEALSNHYALLFNRRKAKIPSDQRSSYDGKFKEVQEIFDLSSEAYESGKESGKGKEVETGIADSTDEVKNLHDSSVDKAAELAAGFTNVLVGLAPNDMVQRTARRLDTLHSEGVHRLSELCCFAATQLVMLGKSIISTANKVGDQDANVEILKMEWPEDSIERAKVIRSKACSMTRCVETVSSSFITGISEVSEAYLAAVKSVSADSHEVPQKSIQEKANAYAENLRAAHSTAMGKIQDGLQYLPYVVISTSMPAA